The following are encoded in a window of Lacinutrix sp. WUR7 genomic DNA:
- a CDS encoding type IX secretion system membrane protein PorP/SprF has product MKLKIYIIMLLCSASLYAQQEPHYTQYMYNMNIINPAYMINEPGLVEVGALYRSQWVGIDGAPKTGNVFANIPLSDRIEISINYLNDEIGQNIKQTENVFNVDAAYKMKINETLDLSFGMKAGFDHLSTSFNESNVSGDPLFANTKKTVLNIGAGVFLFQEKYYVGLSAPNLLPNEIDANDEVQYQNKMHLFLIAGYVFDINDDLKLKPSTVVKQTAGAPLSFDISANALFKEKFELGVSYRYQDAITAMAGIEVLQDLRIGYAYDFNTSALKTYNNGSHEFLLTYRFDVLGLSKKYSSPRFY; this is encoded by the coding sequence ATGAAATTAAAAATATATATCATAATGTTGTTATGTAGTGCATCTCTTTACGCGCAACAAGAACCACATTATACACAGTACATGTACAACATGAATATTATAAATCCTGCGTATATGATTAACGAACCTGGCCTAGTTGAGGTTGGTGCTTTGTATCGTTCACAATGGGTTGGTATCGATGGTGCACCAAAAACAGGAAATGTATTTGCTAATATTCCGTTAAGCGATAGAATAGAAATAAGCATCAACTATCTAAATGATGAGATTGGACAAAATATTAAACAAACAGAAAATGTGTTTAATGTAGATGCAGCTTATAAGATGAAAATTAATGAAACCTTAGATTTATCTTTTGGTATGAAAGCTGGTTTTGATCATTTAAGTACTAGTTTTAATGAAAGTAATGTAAGTGGTGATCCTTTGTTTGCTAATACCAAGAAGACAGTGCTTAATATTGGAGCAGGAGTATTTCTTTTTCAAGAAAAATACTATGTTGGGTTGTCTGCACCAAATTTACTTCCAAATGAAATAGATGCCAATGATGAAGTGCAATATCAAAACAAAATGCACCTCTTTTTAATCGCGGGTTATGTGTTTGATATTAATGACGATTTAAAACTAAAACCTTCCACCGTTGTTAAGCAGACTGCTGGCGCTCCTTTATCCTTTGATATTTCTGCAAATGCACTATTTAAAGAGAAATTCGAATTAGGGGTTTCTTATAGATACCAAGACGCTATTACTGCAATGGCAGGAATTGAAGTATTGCAAGATTTAAGAATCGGTTATGCGTATGATTTTAATACGAGTGCATTAAAAACGTATAATAATGGCAGTCATGAGTTTCTATTAACCTATAGGTTTGATGTGCTCGGTTTAAGTAAAAAATATTCATCTCCTAGATTCTATTAA
- a CDS encoding OmpA family protein: MTLLLVAQTSFSQQKTRADRFFEKGDYTNAAKYYEEELAKEYHKKALENISVSYYNTFQYRNASRYLKQLVNGKFGEKDKSYDNEFNFKLYQVLSVLGDYETGLDYFKLYKENLSASLNKAEAIETIEAFKLKNADYTVKLASFNSPASDFGAVKLKDEVYFTSDRDNKQLLPKKYKWTHQPFLDIYAVSVSDKNEMIGEVRLLPEHINSKLHEGNFCFSKDGTTIYVSRSNFDDGKKEFDDNVNNNIHLYVATRTNGEWSELEELDFNKPAFSYQHPALSPDGKKLYFSSNQEGGFGSFDVYYVTVNVDGTFGEPVNLGETINTENREHFPFISDEGNLFFASNGHFGLGLLDNFVSEFVDGTFTKPINLGAPINSQYDDFNLNYYNETEGFFASNRNRLDDNIYSFNQIGEIFIREYINLFEIRDKETKAFISNANVVLTDKKGNGIYTNTLDSIASFNKNLLAGNYMLKATNDAYENGVINIVVVEEQDQKHVLYLTKLPPVLPPEPPKPLDPVEVLIAEKGIDKNLKEEDPKRFELLTDVEGPPVIEKDGKLFFQLEPIYFDFDMWNIRADSKLILDALAAKLERYPDIHLKISAHTDSRGTVRYNQILSERRAEATRNYIALEGFINARRMKFQGYGELSPIVPCPMLNCTDEEHQLNRRSEFEIIEY, translated from the coding sequence ATGACTTTGTTACTTGTAGCACAAACGTCATTTTCGCAACAAAAAACAAGAGCAGATCGCTTTTTTGAAAAAGGGGATTATACCAATGCTGCTAAGTATTATGAAGAAGAACTAGCAAAAGAGTATCATAAAAAGGCCTTAGAAAATATTTCGGTTTCTTATTATAATACCTTTCAATATCGCAATGCATCCCGTTATTTAAAACAACTGGTAAATGGAAAATTCGGAGAAAAAGATAAATCTTATGATAACGAATTTAACTTTAAGTTATACCAAGTTTTATCTGTTTTAGGGGATTATGAAACAGGTCTAGATTATTTCAAATTATATAAAGAAAATCTATCTGCTTCCCTTAATAAAGCCGAAGCAATTGAAACTATTGAAGCTTTCAAACTAAAGAATGCCGACTATACCGTAAAGTTAGCTTCGTTTAATTCACCTGCGTCCGATTTTGGTGCTGTAAAGTTAAAGGATGAAGTGTATTTCACTTCTGATAGAGATAATAAGCAACTGCTACCAAAAAAATATAAATGGACACACCAACCGTTTTTAGATATCTACGCGGTTTCCGTATCCGATAAAAATGAAATGATTGGGGAGGTGAGATTATTGCCAGAGCATATCAATTCTAAATTACACGAAGGGAATTTTTGTTTTAGTAAAGACGGTACTACTATATATGTTTCCAGAAGTAATTTTGATGATGGTAAAAAGGAGTTTGATGACAATGTGAACAATAACATTCATTTATATGTTGCAACGCGTACAAATGGAGAATGGTCCGAATTAGAAGAACTAGATTTTAATAAACCTGCATTTTCATACCAACATCCAGCTTTAAGTCCGGATGGTAAAAAGCTATATTTTTCTTCCAATCAAGAAGGTGGTTTCGGAAGCTTCGATGTATACTATGTAACCGTAAATGTAGATGGTACTTTTGGTGAACCTGTGAATTTAGGCGAAACCATAAATACTGAAAACAGAGAACATTTTCCTTTTATTTCAGATGAAGGTAATTTGTTTTTTGCTTCTAATGGGCATTTCGGACTAGGTTTATTAGATAATTTTGTTTCCGAATTTGTAGATGGTACATTCACCAAACCTATAAATTTAGGAGCTCCAATTAACTCGCAATACGATGATTTTAACCTAAATTATTACAATGAAACGGAAGGTTTTTTCGCTTCCAATAGAAATAGGTTAGATGATAATATTTATAGTTTCAACCAAATAGGAGAAATTTTTATTAGAGAATATATCAACCTGTTCGAAATTAGAGATAAAGAAACCAAAGCATTTATTTCTAATGCTAATGTGGTATTAACCGACAAAAAAGGAAATGGAATTTATACCAATACTTTAGATAGTATTGCTAGTTTTAATAAAAACCTATTAGCGGGTAATTATATGCTTAAAGCAACAAACGATGCTTATGAAAATGGTGTAATTAATATTGTTGTAGTAGAAGAGCAAGACCAAAAACATGTTTTGTATTTAACCAAATTGCCTCCGGTTTTGCCTCCAGAACCACCAAAACCATTAGATCCAGTAGAGGTTTTAATTGCGGAAAAAGGAATCGATAAAAACTTAAAAGAAGAAGATCCTAAGCGTTTTGAATTACTAACCGATGTAGAAGGTCCTCCAGTGATAGAAAAAGACGGAAAGTTGTTTTTTCAGTTAGAACCTATTTATTTCGATTTTGATATGTGGAATATACGAGCAGATTCTAAGCTTATTTTAGATGCACTTGCTGCAAAATTAGAACGCTATCCAGATATTCATTTAAAAATTAGTGCGCATACCGATAGTAGAGGAACGGTTCGTTACAATCAGATTTTATCCGAAAGACGTGCAGAAGCAACCAGAAATTATATCGCATTAGAAGGTTTTATAAATGCAAGACGAATGAAATTCCAAGGTTATGGTGAGTTGTCTCCAATTGTGCCATGTCCGATGCTAAATTGTACCGATGAAGAACATCAGTTAAATAGACGAAGTGAATTTGAAATTATAGAATATTAA